The following DNA comes from Plasmodium coatneyi strain Hackeri chromosome 9, complete sequence.
ACTGTGTTGTTCACCACAACAGATATTTACAAAATCAGAATCATCACTTTTAAATGACTCCACTTTTTTGGGGGTACTTAAATTCTGCTTGTTTCCATGTCCTAATCCATTTGCtcctttgaaaaaattcccaCCCCATCCCCACGTGTATAGGTTATTATTCACATCCACTGCCATAGTGTGTTTAAAACCACAACACACGTCTTTGAATTTTACATCGCCCTCTGTCTTCACTTCCTTTGGTGTTaaggaataatttttatttccatcattttcttcctctatcGGTCTCCCTAACTGTCCTTTATCATTCAAACCGTAAGTGTATATTTTCCCGTCGACTATAAAAGCTGCGTGATTACAACCAGCTgataatttttcaatttttgcattttcgaAATTTGGAACTTTTTCCggcattttgttcttctccccAACCTTgacggaggaaaaaatactttcGCCGGAGCACCCCCACCTCCACAGGTTGTacctcttctccttcccctgCAGGTTTTCGTTGTGCCTCTTCTCTGCCTTCTTTTCCACCTTTACCTTACTGCTGTAAAACTTCACGTCCCACTTGAAGAAGCGACTTCTTCGCTTCACCTCGTTTTGAATTCTTTGCATTTTCGCATCTTACGtagtgtgtgtatttttttgggTTACTCTCCTCGGGCAAAAACGAACCAGTGGGATGCTCACAGAGGAACAGCGAGACAACGCTAAACATATCTTCCGCTTTTGCGTAGACACTCTTCGGGGGTGCAGGAGATGTGCTATGTCTGTATATGCGTTTCCTACGTTAGTTCTATGCGGGAAAACGTCCGGTTGTTGCGACGTTCGTTCGTTCTGACTTGGTTTACTACCACGTGTGATGCCGCTGTGTGGATTGCCTCTACAGATTACACAActtacgcaaaaaaaaattgtatctTCCAATTTGGCGACAAACAGTTGCACCTTTTCTCGATTTAAAAAGTTCAAATGGAGATTTTCCCCACAGGAGTTAGGCTAACtaggtccttttttttttttaaattattttttgccaGCGTTGATTTGACCCCTTGGGGGAATTGTAAACATGTACTAACGCATGGTAAGCGCGCACCGCCACAAAAAATAGAGAGCAGCTTCTCACCTGTTGAGAGCTTTCTACTTAAAAATACAATACACGGGGGAAtacggaaaaaatagaaaaaaataaaaatctaAGAATTACGTTGCAAATatgcgaaaataaaaaaagcggaCCATAATTTTCtacgaattaaaaaaaaaaaaaaaactctacAAAGAACgttgcgcaaaaaaaggaggcaatAAGGTATCACTGTgttgctttttatttttccccttttaattaACCCCATTTTAGTGCGCTGCAGTGGTGCttagtatatatacatactaATGCTCTTGCCCCTACCGATACAGGTGACACACAAATGCGGTGCAACTTACAACTCGgagaaacataaaaaatggactgTGCAAATTTTATCGCATATATGTCACACCCCCGGCACGAAATGAGAGAGagcatttgaaaaaaaaaaaaaaaaaaagttaagcgTAGAAGACGAACGTACATGTAGGCACACAACTAGCACACAAGCGCGATCACCTCGCTGAACCGAAAAAGCACATATGAAGAAACTTCTTTTGTAACGGTGTCACCCTTTCAGGCAGCTTATATTCAGGGGAAGAACAGGCGACTCTGGACTGATCGCAAAAatgggattaaaaaaaaaggactctgcttttttcccatatgtGTGCAGGGCACTGAACTAGGCGAAATGCTCCTCAGCACTTTTGGGAAATTGTTGGAGTAAGCTTTCACGCATTGGGGAGTTGGCAATCATGCAAGGATAACCTTCtcaggagggaaaaaaaaaaaaaaaaagtaaaaaaaaatgtcaaattTGCTAATCAAATGtccatttattatatttttttttttttttttcactactATGTTAACGTTGTGATGTATCTGGGTTGACACATTGCGAATAGGGGAATGCAGACAACTGTTTGCAGAACTGCGTTGTGTTCCCCCCAaaagaggtgaaaaaaacacacaacaGTAGAACTCATGCAAAACGTGAAAACATCCATTTGTCAATTTGGCCGTGTCTGGCATAGCGGCCAAATCATCCCTAGCGGCATCACAAAATTTCCTAACCCATCATCCCTGGAGAGCTTTTCAAAAGCTACCAACATGCCTTGACAAAACCGGGGAAGAACATTTTCTGTATGAGCGCACGAGCTTGGTGTCTACACAGGCCGAAGAAGGAGTAATATCCGCGAGCTCTGcctggggggggaaggaaggacgcGTTTTATTGTGTTCACGTTGTGTAGGAGGTAGGTACATGCATGTAAATATGGACATTTCtctttgtttatttttttgcgcattttttcgtgtatttatgtgcatttttctgcCTGCCCTTGTTTGCACCTACCTGTGATTGCACACCTGTTCCGGAACCTGACAGGGCAGGAGTCCCTGGGAAGAGAAGACAACTTATATTTCCAGTAAACATATTCAATAGGGGACGATGCTTCTGCTATGTACTTTTTTAGTagctctcttttttccttgtatCTTTCAATGAGGTACTTCCTCTTTAAATTTCTCTGTACTCTTGCTTCATGTCTTTTGATTACTGTGTACTTGTCGTTTGGGTCTAGCCTTTTCTTCAAATGCAAGGGGGTTATTTTTCCAACACAACtttggttcttcctttttgcaccCAACGTTGTGGAtccatttaaaaataactGGAAGGGGCACCTCTCATTTCTGTGCAGGGTCTTCTTAGCGTTCGTTAAAACGAgataaacgaaaaaaaattttatgaactTCAGCATTTCACATCTTCATCCGTTGGGGAAATACGTGCCGTGTAGTGAtttaatatatttgtgtGAGTGTGAGGGGGGATGTTGGGACCAAATGGGGGGACAATTCCCCAGTGTGTGCAGTGTATGAAAATGAGAAAGCCTCCTCTGGCATGCCAAACTGGTGTGGCACTTTTTTAGCATCCCTCAGCAAGTGTGCACAAGTGTGTGCAAGTACATATGCGCATTTTGGCGAATGTCCTTATATGTGTTGCCTCATCACTCGGAAGGAGGAATTCCTCATGTTTCCGCTTCTTTTGGCACatcggaggaagaaagggttgCTCACTCGTTCGAACAGGGGATATATACAAACGTTCTGTGATCTCTTCAGAGGTCACCTTTAAGATGTtcccaaatgaaaaaaaaaaaaaaaaaaaaaaaaattgtactgAATTAGCATGCCTGAAAAATCATTTTGAACAACTCCTTCCTATTTGCCTGTTcaaaggtgaagaaaaatattggTCAATTTTGGAgcaaggggaaggaaaaaaaagagcgccGCTGCGTTGTCGGGGGTAAGCCAGGCCGgagttttttccctttctcgGAATGGATAACATTTTACAGGCGGCCCAATGtgcagaatatatatatatatatatttatttattttcttcttttcaggGTTGCCCTTCGCATAACTTCCAAAATGTggctttaaaaataaaagaagttttaaaaaaaaaaaataaaaaaaaaaaattcataaatttttaaaagaccAAAAAATGTGACCGTACAGTGGGGAGAAACATACACTATGTactactttaaaaaaagaactgaCAAGACAAACGGTTCATAATGGACACTTCCCATTGAGGGGTTCTTATTTAATG
Coding sequences within:
- a CDS encoding 30S ribosomal protein S14, with the translated sequence MLKFIKFFFVYLVLTNAKKTLHRNERCPFQLFLNGSTTLGAKRKNQSCVGKITPLHLKKRLDPNDKYTVIKRHEARVQRNLKRKYLIERYKEKRELLKKYIAEASSPIEYVYWKYKLSSLPRDSCPVRFRNRCAITGRARGYYSFFGLCRHQARALIQKMFFPGFVKACW